The Nicotiana tomentosiformis chromosome 2, ASM39032v3, whole genome shotgun sequence genome includes the window TTGAATGATAGCTTTTCTTTTTCTCCATTGTCCCACAGATTGCATGGAACATGATCTGGGGGTGAGTGAGGAGGAAGAGAGAAACTTCACGGCGTCGTTGGCGGAGGAATTAAAGCAAATGGAGAATGAAACAACGGAAAATCAGAGAAGAGCAGACATGGCACTGCTGGAGGCAAAAAAGATGGTGTCTCAATATCAAAAGGAGGCAGACAAATGCACTTCAGGGATGGGAACTTGTGAAGAAGCTAGGGAAAAGGCTGAAATTGCTTTAGAAGCACAGAGACAAATCACTGCTATGTGGGAGCTCAGAGCACGCCATCAAGGATGGAAACAAGACCTTGTTTAACTCTTATAGCG containing:
- the LOC104107371 gene encoding uncharacterized protein isoform X2 yields the protein MNPQHKHGRSRWNGKMVMFGVLIMGLCITGYVAGPPLYWHLSQTISSSAHYSCPSCPCDCATRPLLSFPQDCMEHDLGVSEEEERNFTASLAEELKQMENETTENQRRADMALLEAKKMVSQYQKEADKCTSGMGTCEEAREKAEIALEAQRQITAMWELRARHQGWKQDLV
- the LOC104107371 gene encoding uncharacterized protein isoform X1 — its product is MNPQHKHGRSRWNGKMVMFGVLIMGLCITGYVAGPPLYWHLSQTISSSAHYSCPSCPCDCATRPLLSFPQGVNVTSFTDCMEHDLGVSEEEERNFTASLAEELKQMENETTENQRRADMALLEAKKMVSQYQKEADKCTSGMGTCEEAREKAEIALEAQRQITAMWELRARHQGWKQDLV